The proteins below are encoded in one region of Aquisphaera giovannonii:
- a CDS encoding HAD family hydrolase, producing MIQAVIFDFNGVLVDDESVHFELFREVLAQEGVTITDRDYHEKYLGYDDRGCFAAALADAGRAADEARLDGLIARKARRYVEVADQGLRYFPRAAETLEAISARWPVAINSGALRQEIEYALRRLDRMGCVSAIVAAEDAHKCKPDPAGYLQALDALRAVAAGKSPSGPPLEASDCLVVEDSLAGIVSAKGAGMWAVGITHTYTAPQLRQSGADAVIHGLDEFTPDWIEAHFARPHH from the coding sequence ATGATCCAGGCGGTCATCTTCGATTTCAACGGCGTCCTGGTGGACGACGAGTCCGTGCACTTCGAGCTCTTCCGCGAGGTCCTCGCCCAGGAAGGGGTGACGATCACCGACCGGGACTACCACGAGAAGTACCTCGGCTACGACGATCGCGGCTGCTTCGCCGCGGCGCTCGCCGACGCCGGGCGGGCGGCGGACGAAGCCCGGCTCGATGGCCTCATCGCGCGGAAGGCCAGGCGGTACGTCGAGGTCGCCGACCAGGGCTTGCGCTACTTCCCGCGGGCGGCGGAGACGCTCGAGGCCATCTCCGCGCGGTGGCCGGTGGCGATCAACTCCGGCGCGCTCCGCCAGGAGATCGAGTACGCGCTGCGGCGGCTCGACCGCATGGGCTGCGTCTCGGCGATCGTCGCCGCCGAGGACGCCCACAAGTGCAAGCCCGATCCGGCGGGCTACCTCCAGGCGCTCGATGCCCTGCGCGCGGTCGCGGCCGGGAAGTCGCCCTCCGGCCCGCCCCTGGAAGCGTCGGACTGCCTCGTGGTCGAGGACAGCCTCGCGGGCATCGTCTCGGCCAAGGGCGCGGGCATGTGGGCCGTGGGCATCACCCACACGTACACCGCCCCCCAGCTCCGACAGTCCGGCGCGGACGCGGTCATCCACGGACTCGACGAATTCACCCCGGACTGGATCGAGGCCCACTTCGCCCGCCCGCACCACTGA
- a CDS encoding P-II family nitrogen regulator: MKLIIAIIQPTRLEAVKEALSRVEVFRLTVMDVQGFGRQKGYTEVYRGHEVTVNLLRKIELQIAVNEDFVEPTVNAIMEAGRSGPDGRIGDGKIFILPMDDCIRIRTGERGPEAI; encoded by the coding sequence ATGAAGCTAATCATCGCCATCATCCAGCCCACCAGGCTCGAGGCCGTCAAGGAGGCGCTCTCGCGGGTCGAGGTCTTCCGCCTGACGGTGATGGACGTCCAGGGATTCGGGCGACAGAAGGGCTATACGGAAGTCTACCGTGGTCATGAGGTTACGGTGAACCTCCTGCGTAAGATCGAGCTCCAGATCGCCGTCAATGAAGACTTCGTCGAGCCCACGGTCAACGCCATCATGGAGGCCGGGCGCAGCGGCCCCGACGGCAGGATCGGCGACGGCAAGATCTTCATCCTGCCGATGGACGACTGCATCCGCATCCGCACCGGCGAGCGCGGGCCGGAGGCGATCTGA
- a CDS encoding sigma-70 family RNA polymerase sigma factor translates to MTPHRSERRELSTASPLQIYLHDINETPLLSPEEERELSERVAAGDPYAREHMVKANLRLVVNIARGYLGKGLGLEDLIEEGNLGLMRAVEGYDGMMDTRFSTYASYWIKQSIRRAVMNNGKPIRLPAYMVSLLAKWKRATAVLGERLGRAPTPEEVGKALRLSKKKIGIVVKAIKVSNLTPQSECSDEDGAILDEILTDDRSKAPEQQMIEADDLSRVFDRLDELDDREATVIRMRFGLLRPYQPMTLREVGEKLGLTRERVRQLESLAIQKLTHGLCETSGSIDA, encoded by the coding sequence ATGACGCCCCATCGAAGCGAACGCCGCGAGCTGAGCACGGCGTCCCCCCTCCAGATCTATCTCCACGATATCAACGAGACGCCGCTCCTCTCCCCCGAGGAGGAGCGTGAGCTCTCCGAGCGCGTGGCGGCCGGCGACCCTTATGCCCGGGAGCACATGGTCAAGGCGAACCTCCGGCTGGTCGTCAACATCGCCCGCGGCTACCTGGGCAAGGGGCTCGGCCTGGAGGACCTCATCGAGGAAGGGAACCTCGGGCTGATGCGGGCGGTCGAGGGCTACGACGGCATGATGGACACGCGGTTCAGCACGTATGCCAGCTACTGGATCAAGCAATCGATCCGGCGGGCCGTGATGAACAACGGCAAGCCGATCCGGCTTCCGGCCTACATGGTGAGCCTGCTGGCGAAGTGGAAGCGGGCCACCGCCGTGCTCGGCGAGCGGCTGGGGCGAGCGCCGACGCCGGAGGAGGTGGGCAAGGCCCTGCGGCTCTCCAAGAAGAAGATCGGGATCGTGGTCAAGGCCATCAAGGTCAGCAACCTGACGCCGCAGAGCGAATGCTCGGACGAGGACGGGGCCATCCTGGACGAGATCCTCACCGACGACCGGAGCAAGGCGCCCGAGCAGCAGATGATCGAGGCCGACGACCTCTCCCGCGTCTTCGACCGGCTCGATGAGCTCGACGACCGGGAGGCGACCGTCATCCGGATGCGCTTCGGCCTCCTGCGACCGTACCAGCCGATGACCCTCCGCGAGGTCGGCGAGAAGCTCGGGCTGACCCGGGAGCGGGTCCGGCAGCTCGAGAGCCTGGCGATCCAGAAGCTCACCCACGGCCTCTGCGAGACGAGCGGCAGCATCGACGCCTGA
- a CDS encoding DUF1559 domain-containing protein, whose protein sequence is MNAPKRPHAARGFTLIELLVVIAIIAVLIALLLPAVQSAREAARRAQCTNNLKQIALAAANYESGNGCLPAGSYSGLNGFNPPHWGTYVENYSCFVRMLPYFEQSAMYNAMNTSLSSADVCNLTICGVRVASLICPSDNQNETIPLPATRSSTGVTPGWSFNLIDSGPDAVFPLPAGGTWQQAFTSYAGNAGTFTFGFTKLMPSSVLGQFNGLIYNDSSVRLSAITDGTSNTFLFGEHSKSTLMRVDPGYAVSDGAWNSARWYDTLFATLYPLNFGNGNNQNVKNASYYLPTGAGSNHPGGANFAFGDGSVRFIKNNINSWSFNQGNADSYGDSMPDNTTFVTVPSSADPNAIKSGTYLQHSGANGPAQLGVYQALSTRSGGEVISADAY, encoded by the coding sequence ATGAACGCCCCGAAGAGACCCCACGCGGCGAGGGGTTTCACCCTGATCGAGCTGCTGGTCGTGATCGCCATCATCGCGGTCCTCATCGCCCTGCTCCTGCCCGCGGTGCAATCGGCCCGCGAGGCGGCGAGGCGTGCCCAGTGCACGAACAATCTCAAGCAGATCGCGCTGGCGGCCGCGAATTATGAGTCGGGCAATGGCTGCCTCCCGGCCGGCTCCTATTCGGGCCTCAACGGGTTCAATCCCCCGCACTGGGGCACGTACGTCGAGAACTACAGCTGCTTCGTGCGGATGCTCCCGTACTTCGAGCAGTCGGCGATGTACAACGCCATGAACACCAGCCTCAGCTCGGCCGACGTGTGCAACCTGACCATCTGCGGCGTGCGCGTCGCGTCGCTGATCTGCCCGAGCGACAACCAGAACGAGACCATCCCGCTCCCGGCCACGCGATCGTCCACGGGCGTCACGCCCGGCTGGAGCTTCAACCTGATCGACAGCGGGCCGGATGCCGTCTTCCCGCTCCCGGCCGGGGGCACCTGGCAGCAGGCCTTCACCAGCTATGCCGGCAACGCGGGCACGTTCACGTTCGGGTTCACCAAGCTGATGCCGAGCTCGGTCCTCGGCCAGTTCAACGGCCTGATCTACAACGACAGCAGCGTCCGCCTCTCGGCGATCACCGACGGCACCAGCAACACGTTCCTCTTCGGCGAGCACAGCAAGTCCACGCTGATGAGGGTCGACCCGGGCTATGCCGTCTCCGACGGCGCGTGGAACTCGGCCCGCTGGTACGACACGCTCTTCGCCACGCTCTACCCGCTGAACTTCGGCAACGGGAATAATCAGAACGTCAAGAATGCCAGCTACTACTTGCCGACGGGGGCCGGCAGCAATCACCCGGGGGGGGCGAATTTCGCATTCGGCGACGGCTCGGTCCGGTTCATCAAGAACAACATCAACTCGTGGTCGTTCAATCAGGGGAACGCAGACAGCTACGGCGACTCCATGCCGGACAACACCACCTTCGTGACCGTGCCTTCCAGCGCCGACCCGAATGCGATCAAGTCGGGCACCTACCTCCAGCACAGCGGCGCGAATGGCCCGGCCCAGCTCGGCGTCTACCAGGCCCTCTCCACGCGGTCCGGCGGCGAGGTCATCAGCGCCGACGCCTATTGA
- a CDS encoding CAP domain-containing protein: MRTTILHGVIFSTLTMAATLVGYTPAARAQGTSAGPIGRLVHRLRHHQQPTTTWNAAAAAPAAVAQQPAAACDCSGSDPYGFASVLNRLRAAAGLHPLAYDADLSSWASQNNAAQCRRGIGHHVNPGCFQNCGWNHSSAEDVARGWMNSPGHRENLLSPSVSRFGIAYGPGPYWTLNAR, from the coding sequence ATGCGCACGACGATCCTGCATGGCGTGATCTTCTCCACCCTGACGATGGCCGCGACCCTGGTCGGCTACACCCCGGCGGCGAGGGCGCAGGGCACGTCCGCCGGCCCGATCGGTCGGCTGGTCCATCGGCTCCGGCATCATCAACAGCCGACGACGACCTGGAATGCGGCCGCCGCGGCTCCGGCCGCGGTGGCGCAGCAACCGGCGGCCGCCTGCGATTGCAGCGGCTCGGATCCGTACGGGTTCGCGTCGGTCCTCAATCGGCTCCGCGCGGCGGCGGGGCTGCATCCCCTGGCCTACGACGCGGACCTTTCGTCCTGGGCGAGCCAGAACAACGCCGCCCAGTGCCGGCGGGGGATCGGCCACCACGTCAACCCGGGGTGCTTCCAGAACTGCGGCTGGAACCACTCGAGCGCGGAGGACGTGGCCCGGGGCTGGATGAATTCCCCGGGCCACAGGGAGAACCTGCTCTCGCCGTCGGTCAGTCGGTTCGGAATCGCCTACGGGCCGGGGCCGTACTGGACGCTCAACGCCCGATGA
- a CDS encoding FHA domain-containing protein, whose product MLGQWRIVLRQAEEAARAGRFDEAYALASRPDVADHSQAVQFRGRLGLDLIARAGRRGAADDMAGAIDDLYLAERMGAPPDSLAAARLSLADRVADEIRADLDAAEPARALERLEELARHKIGGPALRRYREIAEAWQAATAEARRGEFGHAFEHLERAERLAGGAGVTSAQNAAAAGRRDLEARQKAAAPKVEALYQALADAKWPQILAAAEALLAVVPEHPAAKQARARAWQQIAAIGPSGAAQWPGRGARAAQANALIGLYPEQAPAPAGAAERQPAAPPAPIANPGKVAEEIVWLSADGDGPASPAAPGPRLSPRTPRPAPGSPSPAPASRQPAVAEAVAGPRGRFLLWVDAVGGYLVCLDDRIVLGRAGPDSPADVPLMGDLSRNHATLIRSGESYVLQAHHPSFINGKAVADRAVLRDGDVIRLGDTVELEFRQPSPVSATARLAIVSRHRLPLAVDGVLLMAETCIVGGTGQAHIPAPSVRQPLVLYRQGNALWCRAPGSFDVDGRTCAARAPLTLRSSVLGDGFSFSLEPLRSHPV is encoded by the coding sequence ATGTTGGGACAATGGCGGATCGTCCTGCGGCAGGCCGAGGAGGCCGCGCGGGCCGGCCGGTTCGATGAGGCCTACGCCCTGGCGAGCCGGCCCGACGTCGCGGACCACAGCCAGGCGGTCCAGTTCCGCGGCCGGCTCGGGCTGGACCTGATCGCCCGGGCGGGCCGCCGCGGCGCGGCCGACGACATGGCCGGCGCGATCGACGACCTCTACCTGGCGGAGCGGATGGGTGCCCCGCCGGATTCGCTGGCCGCGGCCCGGCTCAGCCTGGCCGACCGCGTCGCCGACGAGATCCGGGCGGACCTCGACGCCGCCGAGCCGGCCCGGGCCCTGGAGCGGCTCGAGGAGCTGGCCCGGCACAAGATCGGCGGGCCGGCCCTCCGCCGCTACCGCGAGATCGCCGAGGCGTGGCAGGCCGCGACGGCCGAGGCCCGCCGCGGCGAGTTCGGGCACGCCTTCGAGCACCTCGAGCGAGCCGAGCGGCTGGCCGGCGGCGCCGGGGTGACCTCCGCCCAGAACGCCGCGGCCGCCGGCCGGCGCGACCTGGAGGCCCGCCAGAAGGCGGCCGCCCCCAAGGTCGAGGCCCTCTACCAGGCCCTGGCCGACGCCAAGTGGCCCCAGATCCTCGCCGCCGCCGAGGCCCTCCTGGCCGTCGTCCCGGAGCACCCCGCCGCGAAGCAGGCGCGGGCCCGCGCCTGGCAGCAGATCGCCGCCATCGGCCCCTCCGGCGCCGCCCAGTGGCCCGGGCGGGGCGCCCGGGCGGCCCAGGCCAACGCCCTGATCGGCCTCTACCCCGAACAGGCCCCCGCCCCCGCGGGCGCCGCCGAGCGCCAGCCCGCGGCCCCGCCGGCACCCATCGCCAATCCCGGCAAGGTGGCGGAGGAGATCGTCTGGCTGTCCGCCGACGGCGACGGCCCGGCCAGCCCCGCCGCCCCCGGCCCCCGGCTCTCCCCCAGGACGCCGCGTCCCGCCCCCGGCTCGCCGTCGCCGGCCCCCGCGTCACGCCAACCGGCCGTGGCCGAGGCGGTCGCCGGGCCCCGCGGCCGGTTCCTACTCTGGGTGGACGCCGTGGGCGGCTACCTGGTCTGCCTGGACGACCGCATCGTCCTCGGCCGCGCCGGCCCGGACAGCCCGGCGGACGTCCCCCTGATGGGAGACCTGTCGAGGAACCATGCCACCCTCATCCGCAGCGGCGAGAGCTACGTCCTGCAGGCCCATCACCCGTCCTTCATCAACGGCAAGGCCGTGGCCGACCGGGCCGTGCTCCGCGACGGCGACGTGATCCGCCTGGGCGACACCGTCGAGTTGGAGTTCCGCCAGCCCAGCCCCGTCAGCGCCACGGCGAGGCTGGCGATCGTCAGCCGGCATCGCCTCCCGCTGGCCGTGGACGGCGTCCTCCTGATGGCCGAGACGTGCATCGTCGGCGGCACGGGCCAGGCCCACATCCCGGCCCCGTCGGTCAGGCAGCCGCTGGTCCTCTACCGCCAGGGCAACGCCCTCTGGTGCCGCGCCCCCGGCAGCTTCGACGTGGACGGCCGCACGTGCGCGGCCCGCGCCCCGCTCACGCTCCGGTCGAGCGTGCTCGGGGACGGCTTCTCCTTCAGCCTGGAACCCCTCCGCTCGCACCCCGTCTGA
- a CDS encoding serine/threonine-protein kinase: MSTTAKPLTGADMDETIIYGVNDLSGSEPGPGRPMGNSDMPSSDETSPVPGHMPPQAQGRYTFSSGARPLDGYTIKRAIGRGGFGEVYYATSDSGKEVALKLILRNLDVERRGVMQCMNLKCPNLLAIFDLKDNDEGDSFVVMEYVAGPSLANVLKQYPEGLPLPEVRRWLKGLVEGVAYLHDHGIVHRDLKPANLFMEEGIVKIGDYGLAKLITPSHGSEHSESIGTCHYMAPEVGSGKYHKPIDVYAIGVILYEMLTGHVPFDGETVNEVLMKHLTARADVSALPEPYRRIVAKALAKDPNQRPSRVYDLLPAEDAPKAPDVRIIGGGRQGQQGEVLDAAAAARTSPRPEEDVFRIEAEEPVFYIGPETRPPRVRVTVQQRLRANWEALRRPAAYRRPAQAAQARPRTQPQPRAARPAAAPPPRQATAPAPPPEPPTLPSGRVRVAELSGSMLSAAPMAAILALPVALMTGIDLESSPQLAAYLFGMTLVGTWIALIANKLLEGREADGTTRRLAGAFGGLVLGAVAIALNRALELGMPQSRLFSGAQDLEPIYFGALFALTAGWQGAADRGRSRRFRLGPLLWTTILAALLSPAWPYNRPDGVAVAALIAATTQIVSPWSEQAARYARYVRTNRNKNDRNVQVA, encoded by the coding sequence ATGAGCACGACGGCCAAGCCACTGACGGGGGCGGACATGGATGAGACGATCATCTACGGGGTGAACGACCTTTCGGGCTCCGAGCCCGGACCCGGCCGGCCCATGGGGAACTCCGACATGCCCAGCTCCGACGAGACGTCCCCGGTCCCCGGCCACATGCCCCCGCAGGCCCAGGGCCGGTACACCTTCAGCTCCGGCGCCCGCCCGCTGGACGGTTACACGATCAAGCGGGCCATCGGTCGCGGCGGCTTCGGCGAGGTCTACTACGCCACCTCGGACTCGGGCAAGGAGGTCGCCCTCAAGCTGATCCTCCGCAACCTCGACGTCGAGCGTCGCGGGGTCATGCAGTGCATGAACCTCAAGTGCCCGAACCTGCTGGCGATCTTCGACCTCAAGGACAACGACGAGGGCGACAGCTTCGTCGTGATGGAGTACGTCGCCGGCCCCAGCCTCGCGAACGTCCTCAAGCAGTACCCCGAGGGGTTGCCCCTGCCGGAAGTCCGCCGCTGGCTCAAGGGCCTGGTCGAGGGCGTCGCCTACCTCCACGACCACGGGATCGTCCACCGCGACCTCAAGCCGGCGAACCTCTTCATGGAGGAGGGGATCGTCAAGATCGGCGACTACGGGCTGGCCAAGCTGATCACCCCGAGCCACGGCAGCGAGCACTCCGAGAGCATCGGAACCTGCCACTACATGGCGCCCGAGGTCGGCTCGGGCAAGTACCACAAGCCGATCGACGTCTACGCCATCGGCGTGATCCTCTACGAGATGCTCACCGGCCACGTGCCGTTCGACGGCGAGACGGTCAACGAGGTGCTGATGAAGCACCTGACGGCCCGGGCGGACGTCTCCGCGCTGCCGGAGCCCTACCGCCGGATCGTCGCCAAGGCCCTGGCCAAGGACCCGAACCAGCGGCCGTCCCGGGTCTACGACCTGCTCCCCGCCGAGGACGCCCCGAAGGCCCCGGACGTCCGGATCATCGGCGGCGGCCGCCAGGGCCAGCAGGGCGAGGTGCTCGACGCGGCCGCGGCCGCCCGGACCTCGCCGAGGCCCGAGGAGGACGTCTTCCGGATCGAGGCCGAGGAGCCGGTCTTCTACATCGGCCCCGAGACCAGGCCCCCGCGCGTCCGGGTGACGGTCCAGCAGCGGCTGCGGGCCAACTGGGAGGCCCTGCGACGCCCGGCGGCCTACCGCCGCCCGGCGCAGGCGGCCCAGGCCCGTCCGCGGACGCAACCGCAGCCGCGGGCCGCCCGCCCCGCCGCGGCCCCGCCGCCCCGGCAGGCGACGGCCCCCGCGCCGCCGCCGGAGCCCCCGACCCTCCCGAGCGGCCGGGTCCGGGTCGCCGAGCTGTCCGGCTCCATGCTCTCGGCGGCCCCCATGGCCGCGATCCTGGCCCTGCCGGTGGCCCTCATGACGGGCATCGACCTGGAATCCAGCCCGCAGCTCGCCGCCTACCTCTTCGGCATGACCCTGGTCGGGACCTGGATCGCCCTGATCGCCAACAAGCTCCTCGAGGGGCGGGAGGCGGACGGGACCACCAGGCGGCTGGCCGGCGCGTTCGGCGGCCTGGTCCTGGGGGCCGTCGCGATCGCCCTGAACAGGGCCCTCGAGCTGGGGATGCCGCAGAGCCGCCTCTTCAGCGGGGCCCAGGACCTGGAGCCGATCTACTTCGGCGCCCTCTTCGCCCTCACGGCGGGCTGGCAGGGCGCGGCCGATCGCGGGCGGAGCCGGCGATTCCGCCTCGGCCCCCTGCTCTGGACGACGATCCTGGCGGCCCTGCTCTCCCCGGCCTGGCCCTACAACCGCCCCGACGGCGTGGCCGTCGCCGCCCTCATCGCGGCCACGACCCAGATCGTCAGCCCCTGGAGCGAGCAGGCCGCACGCTACGCCCGCTACGTCCGCACGAATCGCAACAAGAACGACCGCAACGTCCAGGTCGCCTGA